The region GCAACATAGCCATTGCCAAGGCTAGAACTGAAACCCTGAGTGACTGGCTCTCTGTTCTCAATGCAATCAATGGTGGTGTTCCCATTAATGAAACAGCACTGGAGAGGTTATCCGCCATATACCTCACTTATGCCCAATCAATAACTGGGTACACACTTTCACTGGCTAATGCAGTGGGTGTGCCTAGCTCGAGTATTGGGTTGAATACCGTGCTTCAGGAACTCCAGCAGTCACAGAATAATTATCAAAACGGGCTTTATCTACTGGCCTTGGCCCAGAGTCTAGATGTGATATCAACAGATGATGTAGCCCTTCATGAATTATTCATGCCCGTAATCAATGGACAACCCACTATTGGTTATCTAATCAACATAACCAATTACGTGAGGGGGCTCGCCGTGTATAATACGTACATTGCCGAGAATAAGTGCGATCTCTTCCCCATGCTTTCAATCTCATACATAGACTACGGTAATTACTTCCTAAATCAATACTATACCAGCGGTGATGAGGGTGACTTAGTCACTGCATTATCACTTTACGAATTAGCGGCATCATACTCACAAGCAATTTATGAACTGGCTCGATCAACATCGTCATGTGGCTATGCGTACTCCGTGGGACCCATATATCCGTATAACCCCGTGTTCAATTCCTCCGCGGGTTTCACAACGGTGACCATAGGCTCTCTGGGGCAGGTTAATGTTGTGAATTTAGTAATTGGTATAGTGTTGATAGTGGTTGCCATTGAGGTGGCCATATTCTCCATAAGGGGTTTAAGGCGTTGATGGCCCTATGATATCAGGTTACACATTACTCTCAATATTCCTTGTGAGTTTTATCAGTAATGCACTCCCATTCTTTGGTGGGGCATATACCGTATACGCAACCCTCATCCTAATGAGAAACCCGACGGGCGTGAATACTGCACTGGTGGCATTAGTAACTGCCCTGGGTGCCTCTGTATCTAAGAACGTATTTTACGCCCTAGGTATCGTATTAAGGAAGCCATTGAGGGGGACCAGCGCCGTTAGGTTGATAAGCGCACTTGCTGATAGGGCGCCCCTGTGGGTGTTGACCATCATACTTGCAGCATTGCCAGGGCTGCCCTTAGATGATTACCTATACATAGGCAGTGGCGCTGCTAGGGTCAACGCTCTGTGGCTCAACGTATACATATTCCTGGGAAAGCTCGTGAAAAGTTTCGTGGAGATACCAATAGAGTTATTGCTCTTTATCACGCTGTTTCGTGAAGTTCACGGGCTTGGGATAGGCCTAATGCAGTTTCAAATCATCATGGCGGTGTTCTTCACGGTACTAGGTGTTGTGATTTTTAAGGTTGATTGGTTAAGAATATACAGCATACTCAGTCAGCACATTGGTTATTTACCTAGGGTGGATTATTCATGATCATCATAATACTAATGTTCATTGAGTATTACCTTTTTAAGTCAATGAAGGCTCACGGTAATGATGATATTTAACTTCTTCAGCCCAGCGAAGTCTGCGGAGAAGAGGTATAAGAGGTACGTTGGTAAGCCCCTAACCACCACCGATGGCAAGGTAATTGGCATTATAAACAGCATCAAATTGAGTAAGCATGATCTTAAACCTGTATCATTAGTAATAAGGTCCAGCGATGGTTCGATCAAGGAGATAAATATTACGGGGCTTAATGTTAAGTTCCTAACCGATAAGGTGGTGGTTGAGGGTTACGAGGACGGTTACACATCAATAATTAACACCCTGAAGAATGAGGCGTCAAGCATTAAGGAGAGGCTCAGGGATATCATGGACAAACTCAATAAGTTAAGTGATTTATTGCTTCAGGGGGGTATTAAGGAGGATTTGTACAGGGACATTAGGGAGCGCCTCGAAAGGGAGAGGATGAGGTGGATTAGGATGTGCAATGATAAGGTGAGCTCAATAAATGACCTCATCACAGAGATAGACAGGAAAATAACAAATGCAGAGAGGAGGAGGAGTGAGTTGTTGGTTAAGCAGGTGGTTAATGAGTTAAGCCCTGACGAGGAGAGTGAGCTCACGGCGTTGGGTAAGTTAATTGATCAATTACGGGGTGTGAGGACTGAGTTGGTTTCCCTGAAACTGGACCTGGAGAGAGAGTGCTACTAAAGGGATTTGTACCTGGATGAGAGAGCCCTCTCGAAATCCACAAACTCCCCAGTGTCGTCGTCGTAGTACCCAAGCACCGTATGCTCAGTATTCCTACCGCATTTACTGCAGTAGAGGTATATCTTGCTTCCAATGCTCGTTAAGTCGAAGCCAACGTTCAAGGTGGTCCTCGTACCACACCTATCACACTTAATGAGCCACTTGGTCATACAATCCCCAATTTTGACTGGGAATATAAAAGCCTTCCTAAGCCTTTATCCTCCTAAGCATGGCCTTAACGAGCGCCGTGGCTGGGTTCTTATTAACAACCTGGGTTAACTCGGCCCAGTCTGGGGATCCGTTGACCTCGAATATCACGTAGCCCTCCTTACCCTCACCCACATCAACACCACCATAAATAAGGCCCAGGGCCTCCACAGACTTTATGGCCAACTCCTCAAGCTCCCTGTCCATGTTGGTGCAGGGCTTGCCCACGGCCCCCTGGGCCACGTTGGTCTTCCACTGACCCGCCGGGGCCACCCTGACCATGCACCCGAAGATTTCGTTATCTATTACCATGAGCCTAATATCCCTATTGGGCTTCTCCACGTACTTCTGAATGTAGAGCGGCTTCCTGATGGTTAGTAGGGTTTTCATTACCTGGAACGCCACGTCGGCATCATCCACCTTAATTGCTCCATAGCCCCTGGAGCCCTGTAAGGGCTTTATAACGGCAGTCCCCATGCCCTTCACTGTGTTGTAAGCATAGAGTATGTCCTCAGTGCCTATTGTGAATGGTACAGGCAACCCCCTGCTACTTAGTATCACGGAGGTCTCCAGCTTATTCCTTGTCCTGAGCAAACCATCCAGTGGATTTATAGTCACCGCACCACTCCCCTCTATCAACCTCATGGTTATCATCCTCCTAAATAGGGTCTCCACGTCAATAAGCACACCAAGGCTCCTTAGGAATACCCCATCAACCTTAAAGGGCCTATCCCTAATGACCGCCAGGGCTCCGTCTTTATCCACCTTCACGGATATCCTGGATATGGGTACGTAGTAGGCATTAAGCCCTGAGCTTCTGGAGTAAATGATCAGATCTCTACTGGGTCTATCTGGTATTATAGAGTCTCCAATTACCGCTATTGTGTAAGGCATACAACGAGCCGTAGTTAAGTAAATATATAAGTTTTTAACGTTAAAAACAGTTACTGCTGCGGAGGAGGCGGTGGCGGCGGAGGTGGTGGCCCCTGCCTCCTAATGGTCCTGGGCCTATAACGCCTACCCAACCTTGTGGCTGTGGATCTACCTAGTGTGGTTAACACCAGGGATATTACTAATAGGGCTATTGTTACGATTAGTGAGAATGTACCGGGTAGTAATGGGGATGTGGAGCTTATTAATGCAGTGCCTGTGTATTCATAGTATATAGCGAATATCCCTATTGATGAGAGGAGGGCTATTAACGTGAGGGCGATGCCCGTGAGGATCATGCGGGGTAGTGTTATGAACTCCCTCCTTAGTAAGCTTCCCCTGGACATGTAAATCACGAAACCACCCACCAACGCCATCACCATGGTCAGGGCAGTAAAACCACTCACTGCGTTTAACCCCGGGAACGTTAGGATTGGGTAGTACTTAATGGCTATTTGGGATGGTAGGTTGTTTGAGAGTAGTACTACGGACGCCGCGGATGTAATTACGGATACCAGGTCTATCAGCGCTGCGATTAGTAGGTATAGGGAGGCCCTGTCCATCATCCTCTGTATCTCGTCATAGTACATCAAACCTCACCTAGTAAATATACACCTGCTGCTTAATCCTAACCTTACAGTGTGGGCATGTTAATGTTCTCTCCACCAACTTAGCCCTCCTCCTACTATCCTCCCTGATGATCTCCGAATCCACATTCATAATTGACCCACAACTAGGGCATTTGTTTATGAATTGGTTCATGCTGAAGTACGGTACGGATCCCAGTAGGTACTTAATGGATGATTCCACCATGGTCCCATAATACCCTACACACCCCTATTAATAAATGTTTGAGTCATTAAAGCAAAACCCTTTTAGTCCGGTGCTGTGATAATCATGATCCGGCATGAGCAAC is a window of Vulcanisaeta thermophila DNA encoding:
- a CDS encoding ATP-grasp domain-containing protein; translation: MPYTIAVIGDSIIPDRPSRDLIIYSRSSGLNAYYVPISRISVKVDKDGALAVIRDRPFKVDGVFLRSLGVLIDVETLFRRMITMRLIEGSGAVTINPLDGLLRTRNKLETSVILSSRGLPVPFTIGTEDILYAYNTVKGMGTAVIKPLQGSRGYGAIKVDDADVAFQVMKTLLTIRKPLYIQKYVEKPNRDIRLMVIDNEIFGCMVRVAPAGQWKTNVAQGAVGKPCTNMDRELEELAIKSVEALGLIYGGVDVGEGKEGYVIFEVNGSPDWAELTQVVNKNPATALVKAMLRRIKA